The Girardinichthys multiradiatus isolate DD_20200921_A chromosome 21, DD_fGirMul_XY1, whole genome shotgun sequence genomic sequence gactgttgctcagtggtccaaagtacttttttcggatgaaagcaaattctgcatgtcattcggaaatcaaggtgccagattctggaggaagactggggagaaggaaatgccaaaatgccagacgtccagtgtcaagtatccacagtcagtgatggtctggggtgccgtgtcagctgctgttgttggtccactgtgttttatcaagggcagggtcaatgcagctagctatcaggagattttggagcacttcatgcttccatctgctgaaaagctttatggagatgaagatttcatttttcagcacgacctggcacctgctcacagtcccaaaaccactggtaaatggtttactgaccatggtatcactgtgctcaattggcctgccaactctcctgacctgaatcccatagagaatctgtgggatattgtgaagagaacgttgagagactcaagacccaacactctggatgagctaaaggccgctatcgaagcatcctgggcctccataagacctcagcagtgccacaggctgattgcctccatgccacgatgcattgaagcagtcatttctgccaaaggattcctgaccaagtattgagtgcataactgtacatgattatttgaaggttgacattttttgtattaaaaacacttttcttttgttggtcggatgaaatatgctaattttgtgagataggaattttgggttttcatgagctgtatgccaaaatcatccgtattaagacaataaaagacctgaaatatttcagttagtgtgcaatgaatctaaaatacatgaatgttaaattttcatcatgacattatggaaaataatgaactttatcacaatatgctaatattttgagaaggacctgtatatatctgtcctaccattcctccctgttgagacatgtgaaacacgatggctcaatattgccgcccatttatataggttctttggtaggagaggtttattatctggtcaaatatagatttaatcttttaatgcagctccatgttttttccacatttctatctcctgtggtgggctttgttgttgcatttcttttaacactgtatcttttgtcaccaatgcatatcctgtttgtgtcttccctctctcatcttttctggaggaATCATCTACATAAACTATTTTGCTCTGTACCAGGggttgatcctgcaaatcacttctagtttttgcttctttttctgctaattcttgacaatcatgttgaattccatcttcaggtgtgggtaacaatgttgctgagtttaaagtggtgcacctttctatagttaagtgtgTTTGTCCcagtaaggttgacatgcaggacaaatgtctagcaggtgatagaaaggtcatatttgtttgcagtaataatgctgaaactgcatggggaactcttaaagctaaagggtgaaacaacactattgtggcactgacttcaactgtaattgaggctgcaattacagctctcacacaatatggttgcgcacacgcaacactgtctagttttgaaaagaaataggctattgatttcattttatctccatgttgttgaaccagaactgaagtcataaaatgtcccttgcaatctaccatctgaacaaatggtttactataatctggtaatgctaaagcagtactggaaactaaaactagttttatgttggtaaatgcttcttcagcttctagactccatttcagttcagacgtcattttcagctcttcctcatacattagtttgtttaatggagctactatttctgcataatttggcacccagtttctacaataattagttagtccaaggaagaacatcatttgcttttttgttactggttttagaacttgtaatattgcagtctttctttcttctacaattgtgcatccccctgcgctaagattgtggcctaggtatttaacctcatttttgcacaactgaagtttctttttactgactttgtgtccctcttctgctaaatgtttcaataatgctattgtgtcatttttacatgtctcctcatcaggagaggctaatagcacatcgtcaacatatagtaaaacctgactacctcctggagggtcaaacttggccatacttgcactcattacctgagagtatatagttggactttcacagtagccttgaagtagtctggtataagtatatctttgtccctcaaaagtgaatgcaaaccagaactgactatctttatctataggtacagagaaaaatgcattgcttatatcaactacagtaaatattctagcatctggtcttagggaatttaataatgtataaggatcaggaacacacggtgctctctgaacaactgcattattaactgtcTGTAGgtcttgtaccatgcgccatcctgttgatggagcttgttttttaactggtaaaaatgggggtgttacctGGTGattcctcacattttattatcacccctgcagttattaaatcctctattactggttttattccttcacgtgcatcatGTTTTAAAGGGTactgttttacactgggcctgtaaGTCTGATAAAGACTGCCGTGCGCATGGTCTTTACTGGTAtctaccaacccgctggaatcatcaggcgtaattggaatccgcctccgaaggaccaaattaatgtcaggtttaaacaacctaaaatacttataacatcacacaaataattagttatttcactcgcagcgaggagaacggacagagatgtgttttcagttacaaatctcctaccgctctgaaaaccatttGTCCGaccctcttttttttattatctttcgggggtctTAGTTACAAAGATCAttactctctaaggatgggaaaaacagctgcatcgtaaacaggtcataaacaccattatcttttaacaacacacttccacagtctcctccaatcctAAGATTAGTGTGTTGtccgttcagcacaatcagccttcatcttttatgacctcctcaacttttgatgtttgcctgcagacaaactcatacatcctttactcacacaaacatcatgaaaggttataaaatcaaatagtcaagttaaagaataggagaaatatatataagataaatatatattcaattattccaacattaaCCTGCACTTTGTATCAAGGGTTTACATTATTGATCACAACAGGCATGGATTTGATTTCTATCTGATCCTAGAAGCCATGGTTCAGTTGGGAATAAAACCTTCTATTATAATGCAGGTAGCAAGACTCTCTGCTTTACTGAACCAGACTATAAATTAAGATTTATTGACAGTTTAAGTTTTCTTTCGATGAGACTTAGTGCAATGCCTAAATCTCTGCGGTTTAAAAGCTTTTCAAAAGGCTATTTCCCTCACAAGTTCTCCTCAGCAGAAAGCCTAAAGTATATTACGTTTAGTTTGTAGCAGCTAAAGTGAatgttaaatgaaattaaaaaatgaGGCTGatagtaatttttatttgactATTTCAATATAAGATAAAACATTAAAGCTTATGACATATGTCATCAATAATACAAAAGATATCAGTAAATGCTTCATGGCTGTAAAGAATATATCTTAACATGTATTactttcattttaaaggttagTTTGGGTGATTGTGATGGTTACGAGCTGCAAATCAAGAACAAGAATTAGAGAAATTCTTGTTCTTGAAAAGAATTACAAAAGactggcttttatttatttaaacaaaatagtaAAATCTGAACTCATGAACAAAACTTTCTGTCTGAAACATAAAGTAACTCATGATAGAAATAAAACGTAAACATCTGATCACACAACAGAAGTTATTCTTTCTTCACTTCAGCGTAGAGACTCTCTGGATTGTCAGCTGTCTGTGTTGAAACGTTTTCTGCCTGGATCTGTGCGTACACCGTCTCCTGCTGTCCCCTGTCCTGCACTGAGATGAAGGAAACTTCAGGTGTCTTCTTCAAGATGATCAGTTCCCCATAATGGAGTTCAGCCTTTGGTTCACTGTCTGATATCTGATCGTAAACCTCCACACTTGTTTGACTCTGTAGAAAATTgtagaaaatgtgtttatttttaggctgattctgttaaaaatctacagaccaaaaatttACTGTTGCTCtataaagaaaaactgaatatttcCCCACCTGAGTTTGTTGCTCAGTTGGACGTTTGGACCTAAAGCACCTGGAAGACATTAgagctgttaaaataaaactgagagTCTAGAGTAATCTGAGACAAAACATTGCTGGATCACATCAGATTACTGTCTAACTGAGTGGCATTGCTGATGAAGATGAAAGGACAAAAAAAGAAGGCTGAAATAATTGACCTTGTTTTAGAGAGAAACTGTTGCATCTGCACAAAGAAGTCAAATAATGTGATAAAATTGTTGCCATACAGAAACAATCCATACTGTTACGTTACCAGGTTGGAATGAATAAAGGAATAAATCTTTTCCTGAAGTAACATAAATAATGGCTCTCATTTCAGATTCAACGTGTCCTTTTATGCTAATAAGTGTGTGAAATCATTAACCAGCATGagcattattttaattgtaaaatgaaaaacaccaTCTCTATCGTTTCCTGGACAGCAgcacaaaattaaaattatattggTATTATATTACGTTACTCTCTTGATCCAGAAGATGTATGGTAATATAAAAATTGTTTGGACTAGAAGGTGATTCATTAAGTTCTCACCTTGATCTCAGGTTTAGCTGAAACATCACTGTTAGTGTCTACATTGTGTTGGAGGTCTGATACTCACCAAACTGACACAACCAGGCAAGCAACAAGGCAGATGGCTGCAATAACTCCTGCTGAGATTATCACCCACATTAGACCCTGATTCAGCGAATcttaagagaaaaacaaaatctaaataaaaacaaaaataaaatagctaatgctgaaaattaatttttaaaatagattCACTGAGGTCAGATATCTACCATTAATTTGAAGAATGATCCTTGATGATCTCTGATGACCCAGATCATTTGTAGCCACACAGTAAAACTCTCCTCCCTCAGTGACACTGAAGCTGTAAATCTGACCCACAGATACATTAATGGCTCCATGTTTGTTGTtcctgaaccaggtgaagctggcAGGAGGCTTGGCTCTGCTGGAGCAGTTCAGCTCCACCCAGCTACCTGCTGACACCAAAcctgatggacggatggatgctgAGGTGTTTCTAGGTGCATCTGAGGAAAATGGGACACATTAAGTTTATTGATCATAAACAGCTGAACCATGACGTGCTGACAGGATCACTTACATGAAACACTGAGAGTCACtgctgtctctgctgtcttGTTTCCTCCATTCACAGGATATCTGGCAGAACATCTGATGTTGTATCCATCATGTGTGTCTGACAGAGTGATGTTCTCCTGGATTTTAGTTGTAAAGGttccatctgtgtttttctctgtttgtctgtGAGAGTCTTGTTGGAGATTCCAGGTGAGTTCAGGAGGTGAGTGTGGACAGGGAGTCAAAGCTGAGCAGGTTATAGTGACAGACTGATGCTCCTTCAGATCACCACCAGAGATGTTAATGCTGGGACTCCAAGGAGAATCTGGAGTTTATACATCAGATACACAATTTTAGTGTGAACAGGTTATAGTTAGATAGGTAGGTGGGTAGatctcagtaggaagagtagtcatcttgcaatctgaaggttgtgggttcgattccagcttcttcctgccaTATTTCAATGttcccctgggcaaggcacttcacctcaaattgcctaccgatctacgtatcggtgtatgaatgtgtgagcgttagtgagtgcgattgggtgaatgtggctctagtgtaaagcgctttcaGTTGTCTGTATGACTgtaaaggtgctatataagttcagttcatttaccatttaattacATCCTCTCTGTAATGCACCAGTATCACTTGTGACCAAATGCagcctcagcatgatgctgacaccACCATGGTTGACAATCAGTACACtctttgattttaaaaaccCCCATTAATTCCAGCAAACATTATTCTTGACATTATGCCTAAACAGCTCAGTCTTTGTCTCCTCTGAACATTAAACATGTTTCCAGAAAGCATTTGGCTTGTCTTTGTATACAGCTACAGGTTTCAGTAGAGTTTGAAGGTGAGGAGTTCAGAGAAGactattttcttttcctcagcacCATATCAGTCTATGTTGATATGAAATTTGCTTCACTGTGAACAATGACACTGGTGGTCCAGTTTCTTCCAGTTTATAACAGGCATAAAATTGGATGGTTCCAGGATTGGTCCTAAAACATTCATTTCATCAGAGGTAACAGTTTCAGTCTGATGATTAAAACTTTGCCACAGTTGAGTGTTCCAGAGAGCATTGATCCTAAACacatagaaatagtttttgaatgGATAAAGAGGGCTGAGACTATGATTCAGGGTTGGTCTTAACCTCTGCTAGTTTAAATGAGTTCTaccctttttttaaaacagtggtcaaatatccagccagagtcATGGCAGAAACCTGTAAAACCATCTTATttctgtgtggattagagaaaatctgcaaaacattttaacttttgcTCTCAATTTTTAgctttgaaattaaatgaagttgtaagttataaaatatttagaccttgaaaaaaagcacatttaatgcatcatttaaaaaccCAAAGATAGTCATGCTGATGATGACTGTGTGTAAACTCATAATTAGCACTATATATATACTGATCTTTCATAGAGCAGCTTCTGAAGGTATTGTTCTGTGTTTCTATCAACAAAGTACAAAATATAATGTGAGACAATGCACATATTTAAAGAATCAGGATATGAAACAAGAAGCAGCAACATTTACCTTTAACACCAACACAGATCCTTGATGACGTCTCATTACCCAGATCATTTGTAGCCACACAGTAAAACTCTCCTCCCTCAGTGACACTGAAGCTGTAAATCTGACCCACAGATACATTAATGGCTCCATGTTTGCTGTtcctgaaccaggtgaagctggcAGGAGGCTTGGCTCTGCTGGAGCAGTTCAGCTCCACCCAGCTACCTGCTGACACCAAAcctgatggacggatggatgctgAGGTGTTTCTAGGAGCATCTGAGGAAAATGGGATACATTAAGTTTATTGATCAGAAACAGATGAACCATGACGTGCTGACAGGATCACTTACATGAAACACTGAGAGCCACtgctgtctctgctgtcttGTTTCCTCCATTCACAGGATATCTGGCAGAACATCTGATGTATCCATCATGTGTGTCTGACAGAGTGATGTTCTCCTGGATTTTAGTTGTAAAGGttccatctgtgtttttctctgtttgtctgtGAGAGTCTTGTTGGAGATTCCAGGTGAGTTCAGGAGGTGAGTGTGGACAGGGAGTCAAAGCTGAGCAGGTTATAGTGACAGACTGATGCTCCTTCAGATCCCCACCAGAGATGTTAATGCTGGGACTCCAAGGAGAATCTGGGATTTGAGATTAACcgtaaaaacactgaaaatagtCAGATTATTGTGAACATCTCACAATAGTGAGgtgttgtctgtttttatttagggcTTCTGTCCCAATGAGATTAAACATTCATTCATGCTACAACATTTACTGTAGAATCAATGAAATAGTTGTGTGAAACCTGGCTGTAAATTTGTTCTGAAACTATTAGAAGCACCAAAATAACTAAAGAGTGAGATATATAAagtataaaaaactaaatgtttcaaaCTGATGTTCAAGAAGACTTTGTCTCTTCAGGTTGTGTTTCTCCCTCCCTCCAAACTTACTGACATGGTACCACAAACCACACTGGACTATAAGATCCACttaaatatacagtaaatataaaatatacacaTAAACTGGTAAAGGGCTTAgtaagagatggttttattaCTGGTGAAAACAGTTGCCAATAATCCTTTGAAGTTTGTGTCAGGGAGCTGATAATAAAGACAAAGCTAGAAAAGTATTTCTGTAACTTTGTGGAGTTGAGTAGAGTAAAACTCTTACCTTCAACTGTTATCTGAAGCGGATCAGAACAAGCTGTTGCCATGTAGCCACCATTCTTGATTCTGAGGAAGTATTTGCCTACTTGACTTGTTTTTATATCAGAAAACAGAGAGCTGCAATTTTTCTGAATCAGGTTTCCAGTAATTTCTACTAAATTTGTATGAACCCCATTATTGATGTTATAAATATCATGTCCATCTTTAATCCATGCTCCAACGGTTTCTTTACTACTGTCAAATTCTGTGCTTCCTTTTTCAGCTGTGAAGCTACATGGGACGTTCAAGCAAGATCCGCTCAGTGCTGCAGTTGGCTTTGGTGTAGTAATGATGACGTGTGGTGTATTCCCACCACAACTATTAGCATAAATACCTGTTAAAACATACGAAAGATTAAACAAATGTGGTGCAAAGTCTTCCTACAGACAAAGTTCAAGATCTACTAACTCCAGTTCAGCTGCAGCATGTTACATGTGGagcctttaaacaatatcaGGATCTAATATTTCAGACAACAAATGATTCATGTGATGTTTCTAAATGAACGAAGGTGAACAAACAGCTCACCTGGAAGAAAGAAGACACTCAGTAACATGTTGACTGTCAACACGTTCTCAGATAGAGCTGCCATCAAACCTCCCTTCATCTCTCAGGCTGGAAACAAGATGGAAACAGCTGCtgaatttcagtgtttttcacaAATTGTGCCAAAAAATATTGGAATTTGTTAAAGCTGCTAAGGTTAGGTCTTAATTAATTCTGGAGAATTTCAAAAACGATTTTTAActgattaaaatgttatttccaGTGGCGTCAACAGGCCTGGGCATTTCCGGCTCTAGTCCTGAATGACTCTCATCAACTCCCGGATCTTTTTTTCACCAGAGAAAGAATAAATGGCCATTAACTATTGTATTAAAGAAGAAGGACGTTTCTTAACCTAAACTTCCCGGCTTCGATGAATACAACACAGGCACGACACTATGACCAATCCGAGTGCAGTTGTATGGAAGCAGGGACTCATCCGTGTTTTATTGGCTGACAGTTCAGATACTTTCAGCTCAGATACTTTCGAGCGGTCCCAGAAGAAAATGGTCATcaagtgattttttttggaaGAACGGGAGAGAATTATTCAGTCGTAGTGGCTGACAGTGGGTGGCAAAACTCTGAGCTCCCACGtgaaacagataaataaaaaagtgattTAAATTCTGTACGTCTTCGAAAATTTGTGAATATCAAGCAGGTCATTCATGATAACTACATGATATTTACAGAGAGCTGTTTCattcaaaatgtaattaataaataaataatgctattgataaattattaataaatattccattaaataaaactaaaataaaaaataagttaaaagaaatttttatcttattttatttcattcatttcaagatttctttaatttacttaaagatttataaaaTTTACTGAAAgatctatttatttatgtatttcattatgcggttttattttgttacactttcatattgtaaagctactttacgtatttcaattacttttattttttaactccgtttttcattttaagctctttttatttcatgttcttatatctgtggggcggcgctgggacagcagggcccTCAATTTgcggcagtggcaggcagaattAACTGAAGCTGCCGCCAGAACTGCcacagttaaataaaacaagataaaaatttattttaacatctttttttttatggggatatttatttatttcatgaaatatttattaataatttatcaatagtagtatttatttatttagttttgaatgAAACAACTCTCCGTAGATATTAAACTAGCTATCCCGTTAGCTAACCTGCCACACTTGCCCTTTTCTGTTATAGACATTTGTAATCAAGTATTTTCAATAAGGATTTAGGAGTTTTACTGATTAGAAATGTTATTTCTTACAGTTGTTCAGTCATCTGTACTTTGTGTTGCATTGACCAGGTTACATTAATATACTTTGATTAgaatttgtgaaaaacaaacttgGGAAGATATCTGCCATGGATTGCGTACAGGTGTTTGAACTTTCTCAAGGACTAATAAATCATTTGAGATCTCTGCATTTCTGCCATGGTGACATTTTCAGTTCCAAAATCAGCACAAATTCGAGCAGGTGTCCCCATCCTTCTCTCAACATCTCCTATGAAATATTCAATAATAATTTTAGGATCTCTGCTTGTTGAGAAAGCATGAAGCCATATAATTTTTCTGGAAAAGCCATTGATTTCACCTTTAATACATATACCAAACGGCTTCAGTTTATCATAAGAGTCAACATGCCACATGAAATTGGGTCCAGGATTTACATACAGGTGTCGCATCAGCCTCCTCCTTCGCCTTCGCTCCTCACCAATGGGGTCAAGAAATTTTAACAAATGTCTCACTGTACTCTAAGTTACAACATATCCATTTTGAACACGTTTAAGGTGGTGAAACTTAGATCTATGAAGCCTCCTGTAACTTTCCAGCTGGTCAATGAGGAAGGCCGCCACATTTATAGGATCAGACTGATTTTTCCTTCTGTACAGTACAGTTGACAGGTGTCAACATACCACATCTGTCACGTTCTGGGTTTGCAGCAGACCAAAGCGCAGGCAAGAGTTgagcagcagcatgtttaaaggatGGCTTCGTCTTTATTCAAAGCTTtccaaaaacgtagcataaatcACAGCAGGTATTTACATGAGTAGAGCTCAAAACTTACATGAATTTCCTGAGCATGAACATAACAAAACTGAACTTAATCAGGGGTAgtgaacggaaggaaccagcaaagaacaatgaaactagaccaactaatatacagagggtaacaaagggcagataatcaaaagaactaagaacaggtgtgacatggaagcAGGGAGGCtaaaggaacaggtgaaactaatacaaagactaaagcatgggagaagggactaaaaaacaacacagacctaagcaaaactatagacaaagataaataaccaaatgaagcataagaatcaggaataaccatgaactaaaggaaactgagaaactggagggaacagaagaaaaacaacctaagatctaagaaactggcaaaatatgaattaacaaaagaaaccataaagaaaccataaccacacaaataaacaaacctaaactaaCACTGACCGAACTAACTGAGAAGGAAGCAAAGAAAGCGAGGACTAGAATACATGTAAACCAGACGTAAACAATagctaaagctaacctataaggaGGGTCTGGAACAATAGAGACTAAACTAGAGGAACAAAGCTAGAAAGGACTACAACTATAAAGGGAACTAACACAGACTAATAAActacaaaagtgcaaaaagagaacaaattcctaaccataaataaacgcAGAGATAAACgggaaactaaactagggaATCCAAGGAAGCCAGAgcactataataataataataataataataataataataataaatagaaaaccattctaagtcataaataagaaagcaacaacaacTGAAGGAACTATGAGCGAggggagagaacaaaactaaggaaaaaacaaacacaaaatcaacACAGAGTCCAAAATGTTGCACCCCGACATTATCAAATTGGGTCCAGGATTTATGTACACGCATCGCATTAGCCGCCTCCTTGTC encodes the following:
- the LOC124857619 gene encoding B-cell receptor CD22-like, whose protein sequence is MKGGLMAALSENVLTVNMLLSVFFLPGIYANSCGGNTPHVIITTPKPTAALSGSCLNVPCSFTAEKGSTEFDSSKETVGAWIKDGHDIYNINNGVHTNLVEITGNLIQKNCSSLFSDIKTSQVGKYFLRIKNGGYMATACSDPLQITVEDSPWSPSINISGGDLKEHQSVTITCSALTPCPHSPPELTWNLQQDSHRQTEKNTDGTFTTKIQENITLSDTHDGYIRCSARYPVNGGNKTAETAVALSVSYAPRNTSASIRPSGLVSAGSWVELNCSSRAKPPASFTWFRNSKHGAINVSVGQIYSFSVTEGGEFYCVATNDLGNETSSRICVGVKDSPWSPSINISGGDLKEHQSVTITCSALTPCPHSPPELTWNLQQDSHRQTEKNTDGTFTTKIQENITLSDTHDGYNIRCSARYPVNGGNKTAETAVTLSVSYAPRNTSASIRPSGLVSAGSWVELNCSSRAKPPASFTWFRNNKHGAINVSVGQIYSFSVTEGGEFYCVATNDLGHQRSSRIILQINDSLNQGLMWVIISAGVIAAICLVACLVVSVWCFRSKRPTEQQTQSQTSVEVYDQISDSEPKAELHYGELIILKKTPEVSFISVQDRGQQETVYAQIQAENVSTQTADNPESLYAEVKKE